Within the Halorhabdus rudnickae genome, the region ATTGATATCACTAATCGTTCCGTGGCTCAAGTAGAGCCTCACCATGATCTCTCCTGGGATCCACCCGCCATATTGTTCAACCCCCCACATCATCTCTATTACATGAAGATGCGACAATAATTTTTGCTTGTACACGACTCATCTCATCCTTTTCAGGTTGAGGAAGTCGCGCATCAGCGGATTCTATCCCTTGTACGTCTGCTAACTTCGAGGGACTAGATTTTTCAGTAGTCTGAAAAACCCATCTATCTGTTTGTCTGTTCGTGCCTTGGTGCTTACTGTTCGCTTTTGATTGCTTGGTGGTTACTGCGCGTGGTTTCTTTTGCTCCTCTAGACGAAGGTATCCTTTCTCTATCGCGGTGTTGAAGTTATCGACACCGTTTTGATAGACTTCCAAGGTGGACTTCCTGACTTCGGGTGTACTCACGTCCAGAACGAATCGCCCATCCTCAACCGCAATCCAACGTGATCTCGATTGAGACTTGTCAACTCGACGCCTTTTACCTCTTTTACCCTTTCTAGCGGCTACGAGACCGCTTGCGCCGATCATGGCGCTAACGCAACAGCCAGTACTTTGGAGGACCTGTCTTCTGGTTTGTCTGTTTTCTTCAGACAGCACAAAATATAATATACCGAATATATAATTTCCAGATTCAATTATGTATTCTGAGCGTTGCGAAATACCGTTACCCAGCGAGTATCCTACTACGGAAAGTACCTGATCCAGAACGAAGACGGCAAGTGGGTTCGAAATCCGGCCTACGAGGGAACTGAGCGGAATCGGACACCCTACGAGTACGTCGGTGGTGCCGACAGTCAAGAAGTGGTGGACTCCGGAGCGAATGGGAACCCCGAAAAGAGCGAGCAGGCGGCGACCGACGGTGGCGATCCCACGTCAGACGGGATCGATGATTGAGAGCCGGATTGTGTTTGGGCAGTATCCTGCTGGCAACGAATCAGTCCCTTGAAGTCATCGGCGGGCATCCCTCAGCCCGTATGAGTGACTGTCCAGAATGCGGGGCCGAGGTCTCCCTGCACGATAACGTCGAAGTGGGAGAGATCGTCGACTGTGCAACCTGTGGCGCAGAACTGGAGGTCGTCGCCGTCGATCCGGCGACCCTCGAGCCCGCCCCGGAACTCGAAGAGGACTGGGGCGAGTAACGCCGCAGGATTTCTGCAGAGAATAGCCGAACCAATCTCAGCCTTCGCGCCAGATCACCGTCACCGTCGCATCGTCGGTCTCGACGGTGTCGTGAGCGAGGCCGCGGTCCTCGAGTTTCGGGTAGAGGTGCTGGGGTTTGCGGTCGTTGTACTGGAGGAGTACCGCGTCGTCCGCGAGGTCGGCGGTCGCTTCCAGGGTCTGCTTGAGCGGTTTCGGCGGGCCGAGGTTCCGGACGTCTAGTTCCACCTGCGAGCGACCGTCGGGAGCGTCGCTCGCGGCGACGGGATCCGCGTCGCTCACGCCGACTCCTCCCCCAATGCGTCGGGGCCAGGGACTTCATCCGTCTCTTCGAAGAGTTCTTCGAGACGCTGGAGGTCGTCGTTCAGCGACTCACTCTCGTTGTGCATCTCGGCGACCCGGACCCGAACGAGGTCGTAGTCGTGGCGCTCGGGAAGGCCGTTCCAGGCACGGAATGCCCCGATCGCCAGGGAGTTACCGGCCGGACAGAACTCGGTAGTCGGGGTGAACTCCGCCCGGAGGACGCCGTCTTCGTCGGCGTCTTCGGCGTAACGAAACCCGGCGTTGGGATGACGCGTATCGAGGTTCAACTTCGCCAGGTTGTACCCGAAAGTCATGTCGTAGACGCCCCGTTCCTCGAAGATGTCCCACGTCGTCGCGTGGAATTCGGTGTGGTCGTCGTCGGTCAGCACGTCGTGACCGTCGAGAAATGCCCCCGGTTCAGGCAGGTGTTCGGGCACGAACGTCCCCTCGTCGTCGAACGTGTCGCCGGTCGATCCGAGCCGTTGCATACCTCATTGTACTATCTCCATCCCCCCGGCATCTTCCCCGAATATGTTCGTCTGAGGTTCCGGGTCAGGCGTCTTCCGATCGTCCGAGCGAGAGGGAGGGGACCAGCAATGCGCCGGGCGAGTGCGGGCCGTGACGCACGACGACCTGCCCGAGGTTCACGGCGACGACGACGAGGCCGAGCCCGACGGCGATGGGTCCCGCGAGTTCGACGACGGCAGGAACCTCGATCGCTCCAGCGACCGCATTGAGGACCGTCCCGGCCAGCAGCAACAGGAGATCGATCCGGGCAAGGCGGGCGTCGTAGAGGTCTTCGACCATCGGGACGGACTCGTAGCCGATGCGGTCGCTGTAGGTCTCGAGCCAGACGAGAAATGGCACGATGTGATACAGCGTGCCGACGACGACGAACCCGAAGACCCCGACAAGCAGAATCGGCTCGCTGGCGGACGTTCCGAGGACCGTCAATCGGTTTGCGGGTTCGGCCAGCCAGGCCGGGATCGTCACGATTGCCCAGGCGACCATCGCGACGGCGACGACGGCGTACCGAACGAGGACCGTCGAGACCTCGGCCCGCGTGCGGGAGAGCTTTCGGGCGAGGTAGACGCCGACCAGCGCGATCGAGGCAGTCACGAGCACGACGCCGATCCGGGCGAGGATGGCGTCTCCGAGAAGGCGACCGACGGCGAGAGCGAGGACGCCGACGGGGTAGGCGAGCAGTTCGACACGCTGGATCCCACGATCGAGTCGGTCGTCGTCGGCCTGGGTGAACATCTCGCCGAGCTGGTAGAGTGCACCGAAGACCGTCGTCACGAACGCGCCAAAGACCGCAACAGTGGCGTGAGCGCTTGCGACGGCGGGTCGAGTGACCGAGACGCCCGCGAACAGCGGCTGGGTGAAATCGAGCGAGAGCAGATAACCCAGGACGGTCAAAACGAGGAACGCCCCCAGAGCAATCACGAAGTGAACCTCGGTGACGTCGAGGGGACGCGCACGCCATAGCGTCCGGGCGAGGTTGTAGACGAACACCCAGATCCCCGCAACCAGCAGCGTCCCGGCGACGTGCAACAGCGCCAGTTCGGCAGCTACCATCGTCGCAACGAACCCGGTCAGCCCGGCGGCAACGAGCCACGCCTCAAGGGCGGCCAGTCGCTGGGAGTGGAGGGGAACGCCGGACCAGACGGGGACGAACTGCGTCATCGAACCCATGATCGTCATCCCGACGAACCCAGCCAGAAAGAGGTGCGAGACTGCGATCCCCGAGAGCCCGATCGGGTTCCCGACGGTCGCCGCAGCCAGCAACTGACCGGCGAGTGCCAGCGCCACCGCGAGGACGATATGCTGCAGCGTCACCGCCAGCGGCGGGCCCCGATCCGTGTCGACATCCTGCGTGAGCGTTCGCATGCGTTTGCGTTCGACCGTCTCTCCCCTGCCACCGTCGCCGAACATGTTCGCCTAGCCGGCGGTGTATGGGCGAGTAGCCGACTGATTACAGGCGCGACGATTAGGCGTCCTCGTCGGGTTCGGGGGCGTCGATGGCGACAGAGGGTTCCTCGGCCTCGTCGTCACAGCTTTCCAGCACCAGTCCCGTCAGACCCGCGGCGATCAGTCCGATTCCCGTGGCCCGCACGGCGGTGAGATACCAGGGTTTCGCCTCGAGGTCCTCCGGGTTCTCGAAGCCACACAGCGAGAGTTTCGTCGAGAGGCCGAGGACCTGTTTAGGCAGCGCAGCCGCGAACAATCCCTGTAGTGCGATCCAGCCATAACCGAGGCGGCGGAGCATTCGGAACATCGGGTGAGAGTGGGGTCCGGACTCACCTCAACCTGTGGGTTGGCACGGCCCACCTGCACGTTCGACCGACCGGAGCGACCACTACTGTCAAAGGTTCGCACGAGTTGCCGAATTCTACCGTCTCGAACTCGAAAACCGGCAATCCACTACACACCCAGAGGCCATTTAAGTTCATGAAAAAGAGATGGTACATGGACCAGAATGTATCGCGGGATAATACCTCCCGGCTCGAGAGGCGTGTTCCGAGCAATCTCACCGAGCTGTTGGCGCGGTGGGAACTGACTCCCGGACGTATTGCCGCAGTGTATCTTCTCTTCGGGTTCGTCGGGCTGTACGTCTCGGACGTCATCTTCGTACGCGTCTTCACCGAGCCACTCGCAAGTCAGGTCCAGGCAGCCAAGGGGGGCCTGGAGGTGGTCGTCACTGCCGGATTCGTCTACGCGATCAGCGTCGCGAGTTCCAGACAGCACCAGCAGACGAACGAGCAACTGCAACGACGCAACGAGGAACTGCACGTCCTCCATCGAGTGTTACGTCACAATCTTCGGAACGACCTCAACGTCATCGAGGGCCACGCCGAATACGTCGAAGCCACCCTCGAAAACGACGCTCTCGCCGATACCTGCGGGACGATCACTCGCAAGACAGAGGCCATCATCTCCTACATCGAACGGGCCGGCCAGATCAGACGCCTGAGCGAGAATCAGTCCCTCGAGACCTTCGACCTGGCCCGGATCGTCCCGATGATCGTCCGTCGACACGACAAACTGACCGACAACGTGACGGTGACCGTCGACGTGCCCGACGCCGCACCCGTCGCTGCCAACCACATGCTCTCGGCGGCACTCGAGGAACTGCTCACCAACGCCGTGGTCCACGCCGACAGCGACACGCCAACGGTCTCGATCAGGGTCTCGACCAGCGACGCGCCGCGAGGAATGACCTGTATCGAAGTCACTGACGACGGTCCGGGCATCCCCGAGGACGTCAGACGGATCATCGAGTTCGACGAACGCGATCAACTCGCTCATCTCAGTGGCCTGGGGCTGTGGTTCGTCCACTGGACCGTAACTGATGTCGGCGGCTCGGTGTCCTTCGATGTCGACGAAAACGGATCCAGCGTTCGGGTTCTCGTGCCGACCGCCACGGATGAGTGACCCCGTTTTTTCGATGACGGATCGCGATCGCATCGACGGTCGTTTCTGCTCCCTTCACCCGGTCTCGCCCCGATTGTGGGTCCGATACTGTGCTCCAGAGAAGCGGCAATATATGCCTACTATTTCGACGCCGCTTCTGGCAGGCCTGCCGGAAACCCCGAGACGATAACGAACTATCGATCGCGTTACGGAGCGTGATCGCTGTCGGCTATCGCTTGTAATGACCCCCAATAAGGGGGGTACCCACTCATCACAAATTCGTTCGCTCCGTCGAGTTACTCAGCCGGACGATCGTTGCCATCCCGTTTGAAATGGATGGATAGAATATTTTCTCGATTTTGTAGCCATATCCAATATTCTGAGGGAATATATCCACATTTGTGTTGTCACTGAGGGCGGCAAGAGATGGAACGAGAGCGCGCGTTATGGGGGGCGATGCCTGAATGACGGGTACTCACGCATGAATCTCATCGAATTTTGTTCGGCGAGCGAACTCGGCGATCGTGAGGCAGCGATCGTCGATGTGCGCGAGGCTTCGGCCTACGCCGATCTCGGTCACGTCCCCGGCGCGGTCAATATCCCCGTCGATCGGTTCCGGGATCCCACCGGCATCGCGCGAGGGATGCTACCCGATCCAGCCGATCTAGGAGCGTGGCTCGGCGACGCCGGTATCAGTCCTGAGGACCCGGTGGTCGCCTACGACGACGATCGGGGCGTCTACGCAGCGCGCTTGCTGGCAACGCTCGCCGCGTTCGGTCACGAGGGCGACCTGTACCTGCTGGATGGCGACTACACCGTTTACGAGCGCGGCCACGAGGTCACGACCGGCCAACCGGACGTAGCTCCCGTCGAGTACGAACCGGGCGACCTCGACGACGACCTGGTCGCCGATCGCGAGACCGTCGAGGCGGCCGTCGAGGGCGAGGCGGCCGTGATCGACACCCGGACGGAACCGGAATACGAACAGGCCCACATCCCCGGAGCCGTCCAGATCGACTGGGAGGCCTTCGTCGACGGGGCAACCGGGCAACGTCGCTCTGACGCGGAGATCGAATCGCTCCTCGCCGAACACGGCATCGAACGCGACCGGGAGATCGTCCTTTACTGTAACACGGCCCGGCGACTGAGTTACGTCTTCGCCGTTCTCAGTGACCTCGGCTACGAGGACGTCCGCTTCTACGAAGGAAGCTTGGAGGACTGGCTCCGCACTGAGACCGACGACTGGGATCCCGCCGAGATCAAACGTCGCGTCCGGGAACACGCCAGCGATGGTCCCGAGGCAGTCAAAGAAGCCCTCGGGGAGGACGCCGCGGCGAAGCTCAAGCTGGTCGGCCTCTACGGGCAGAAACAGACCGGCTACTTCATGTTCCGGACGAAGATTCCCGGCGGCGTCCTCACCGCCGAGGCGGCCCGCGCGCTGGGGACCGTCGCCGAGGAGTACGCCACCCTGCCAGACGATCGCGACCCCGAGCGGTCGCCCTTCGGCGACAGCTATCTCGACGTGACCACCCGACAGGACATCCAGTTCCACTGGATTCGGATGGAAGACGTCCCCGAAATCTGGGACCTGCTGGATCCGGCCGGCGTCTCGACGTTCCAGACGGGCGGCAATTCGGTCCGGAACGTCGTCTCCTGTCCCGCGGCGGGCGTCGCTGCCGACGAGATGCTCGACGCCCGGCCGGTCGCCGAGGCGATCACCGAGGCGTTCCTCGCCGACCGCCGATACGCGAACCTCCCACGGAAGCTGAAGGTCAGCGTCAACGGCTGTCGGGGAGCCTGTGCCCAGCCCGAGATCAACGACCTCGCCTTTACCCCCGCCCGGAAGGGCGACCGCCTGGGCTTCAACCTCGCCGCCGGAGGTGGCCTCTCGGACAGTCCGCGCATCGCCAGCGACCTGAACGTCTTCGTCGAACCCGAGCAGGTCGTCGACGTGGTGCGCGCGACGGCCGATCTGTTCATCGAACACGGGAGCTATCTCGACACGGCGGTCAACCGCCTGCGGTTCCTCGTCGAAGAGTGGGGGGCCGAACAGTTCCGGGACGAACTCCAGCGCTTTGCTCCCTTCGCGTTCGAATCGGCAGGCGAGGACCTCGTCGATCATCATCACCCGGATCACGTCGGTGTCCACGACCAGGCCGACGGGGCCAACTACGTCGGGCTCTCGATCCCGGTCGGCCGGATCGACGGGACGGAGTTCCGGACGATCGCCGATCTCGCCGAGACCTACGGATCCGGCGAGGTTCGGCTGAGCACCCAGCAGAACCTTCTACTCCCGGACGTGGCCGACGCCGACCTCGAGGAGCTGCGGGCCGAGCCCATTCTCGAGACGTACTCGCCCGATCCCGGACCGTTCACGCGCGGGGTCGTTACCTGCACCGGGCGGGAATACTGTAATTACGCCCTCGTCGAGACGAAGGCCCGAGCGAAGCGCTGGGCGGCCGAGTTGGACGAACGGGTCGACATCGACCAGGATCGCGTCGGCCTGCGCTTCAGCGGCTGTACGGCCTCTTGTGCCCAGCCCCAGATCGACGACGTGGGGATCCGCGGGGAGACCCGCCAGACCGACGCCGGTGTCGAGAGCGCCGCCGACATCGCCGTCGGGGGAAAACTCGACGCCGACCCGCAGTTTGCCACCTGGGTCGCACCGCGCGTTCCGATCGGGGAAGTGCCCGCCGCGGTCGAGCGACTGGTCGCCGTCTTCGAGCGCGAGGGCCACGACGACGAGAAGCTCCACGAGTTCTGCCGGCGGGTCTCGGAGGACCGTCTCGAGGACGTGCTCACGCCTGCCGGGGCCGAGACAGCGACTGCAGCCCAGCCAGGAGGGTCAGACTGATGGCACAACAACAGCCCCGTGCGCCCGCCGTGGGCGACGATCCGCGGGAACCGACGACCGACGTATCGCCGCCGGACGGGAAGGTCCGCTTTCGTCACCTCGACGAGGCGGTCATCGAGGCCGACCGCTGTGTCCAGTGTGGGACCTGCGTGGCCGCCTGTCCCTCGAACTCCATCGGAATCGCTGACAGTGATCGGCGGCCGACGCTGGTGAAAATGTGCACCGGCTGTTCGCGCTGCTGGGACACCTGTCCCCGGGCCGGCTTGCGCTACGAGCGCCTGGCCACACTCGAGGGAGCCGACCCCGAGGACGTCGCCGACGGGATCGGCCACGTCGAGGACGCCTATGCCGCGAGCGCCGCCGAGGACGTTCCCGACGCCCAGCACGGCGGGGTCGTAACCGCGCTGCTGGCCGCGTTACTTGACGATCCCGAGGGGATCGACGGCGCCATCGTGGCCCGGGAAGCCACCGACGGGACCGGCCTGGCTGCGCCGAAACTGGCGACCACGCCCGCCGAAGTCCGCGCGGGGGCGGGCACGCTGTTCACCCAGCCCCTGCAACTCACCGAACTCCGGGAGCTGATCGCCGAGGCCGACCTCCCGGCCGATCCCAGTCTTGGGCTGGTCGGCACGCCCTGTGTGATCGAGGGCGTCACCGCACTCGACCGGAGTCCCTACCGCGAGACGCGCTTCGACGAACCCCGGCCACTCGATCACGTCGACCTGACGATCGCACTGACCTGCACGCAAGCGCTGGACGACGAGGGCCTCGAACACGTTCTCGCGCGGGAGTACAACCTCTCACCCGATGAGGTGACTGGCCTCGATCTGGTCGGCCAGGGCATCCGAATCGACCTGGCTGACGGCGGCGAGGAGCGCGCACCGCTCGCGGACTTCGCGGGCGCGATACTTTCGGGCTGTCTGGAGTGTGCCGACGCGACCGGACAGACGGCCGATCTCACGGTCGGGACCGTCGGCACCGGCCAGGGAGAGTCCACACTGCTGGTCCGGACCGAACGGGGGGAAATAGCGTTCGATCGCGCCGAGTCCGCCCTCGAAACTCGACAACTGGACGATCTCGGGCCGGTCGAACAGCTCGCCGCGTGGAACGCCGATCGTGCCCGCGAAGCGATGGCCCGCGAGTACGACCCCGAGGGAGAGCTGTCGATTCCCCACATGGCCCACCGGGAGGCCTACGACGGAACAGATCGCGCGCCGGTCGCGTTCAATCCCGCGCGCGTCCACCAGTACGAGGAGTGGTGCTGAATGACTGAGACAGAGACAGAGACACGATCGACGAGCGAGGACGACGAGACGGAGGAGAACCGCCAGAACGATCACCTCGACGGCGTCGAGGACGGGTGTGGCTGTGCCGAGGTCTGGGAACACCTCTCTGAAGAACGCGGGGACGACTGATCGCTGCAGCCGTCGCGGTCGGCGTCACGAATGCGAACGGCCTCTCACTCTAGTTCCGCAGCGATGACCGACCGGAGGTCGGCGATCGTCGCAGCGTCGTAGGTCAGCGTGTCGTCGCCGATCGACAGCGACAGCGTCCCCGACCTGTCGGCCTCGCCGATCGAGGCGACTGGTGCGACGCCGTCGAAGGCGTCCCGGACGGCATCCGGATCGGTCGTCTCGACGACGACTCGGCCCGGCTGTTCGTGATACAGTGCGCCGACGGCATCCGCGGCGTCGATCGTGACGTCGGCACCCGCCCCCTCGTGGACCATCTCGGCGAGGGCGACCGCCAGGCCGCCGTGGCTCACGTCGTGGACCGCCAGCGTCCCCTCGTGATCGGCGACGGCGGCCAGCGTCTCGACCAGCGCGGCGGGGTCTTCCGGAAGATCGGGGAAGCGGTCGGTCCCGCCCTCGCTTTCGAGCAGTTGGGAGCCACCGAGGCGGGGCTCGCTGTCCCCGGCCAGCGCCAGGTCGCCAACCAGTACCAGCGATCCCTCGCCAGCCAGTGACAGCGGCGGGGCGTCGTAGCCGTCCTTGGTGCCGACCATCGCCAGGGTCGGCGTCGGGGGGATCGGCCCCGTCGCGGAGTCGTTGTACAGCGAGACGTTCCCGCCGACGACCGGGACCGACAGCTCGGCACAGACGTCGGCCAACCCGTCGACGATCCCCGTGAACTCGCCGTAGACTTCGGGCTTCTCGGGGTTGCCGGCGTTCAGGCAGTCGACCGCCGCCAGCGGGGTCGCGCCCTTGGCGGCGATGTTCGTCGCGTTCTCCAGGCCCGCGGCCCGCGCCCCCTCGTAGGGCGCCGTCTCGGTCCAGGTGGGCTCGGCGCCGGCCGAGATCGCCAGCCCCGTCTCTGCCTCGCGGATCGCCAGCAGCGCGGCGTCGTCGCCCGGCCGCATGGCGGTCCGGACCTGGACCTCGTGGTCGTACTGGCGATAGATCCAGCGCTTGCTCGCGGTGGTGGGATCGGAGAGGACCGTCTCGAAGGCCGCGTCGGGGTCGATCTCGGGGCGATCGGGTTCGGGCTGTTCGGGTTCGATCGCACTCAGATCCGCAAGCGGCGCGCCCTCGCCGACGAACTCGGCGGGCACGTCGACGACGACCTCGCCGTCCTTTCTGCAAACGTAGTTTCCGTCCTCGGTCACGTCGCCGATGACCGCCGACCCGAGATCGTAGCGCTCGGCGATCGCCTGGACGCGGTCGACGTTCTCCTTGCGGACTTCGTAGACGATCCGCTCCTGGGACTCGCTGAGCAGCAGTTCCGTCGCCGTCAGCCCTGGTTCGCGCTGGTGGATCGCGTCGAGGTCGATGTCGGCGCCGAACCCACCCTTGGCAACGAGTTCGGTGGATGCCCCGCCGAGGCCGGCAGCCCCCAGGTCCCGGGCGGATTCGACGAGATCCTCCTCGATGAGTTGCTCGTTTGCCTCGATGAGCAACTTCTCGCGGTAGGGGTTGCCGACCTGGACCGCGCCGCGGTCCTCGGTTTCGGCGTCTTCCGCGATGTCCTCGCTGGCGAAGGAGGCCCCGCCCAGCCCGTCCCGGCCGGTCGAACTCCCGACGAGGACGAGCTTGTTTCCCGCCCGCTGGGCCTGTGCGGTAACGAGCCGGTCGGCCGAGAGCAGGCCGACGCAAGCCACGTTCACGAGGGGATTCTCCTCGTAATCCTCGTGGAAGGTGGTCGAGCCGGCCACAGTCGGGACCCCGATGGAGTTGCCGTAGTCCGAGATGCCCTCGACGACGCCTTCCAGCAGGTACCGGGGGTACTCCCGGCCGAAGTCACCGAAGTAAAGCGAGTCAGCGAGTGCAATTGGGAACGCACCCATCGAGAGGATGTCCCTGACGATGCCGCCGACGCCCGTCGCCGCGCCGTCGTAGGGATCGACGTAGGAAGGGTGATTGTGACTCTCGATTCCCATCGCGAGGTAGGTGTCTTCGGCCTCGGGCAGCGAGACGACGCCGGCGTCGTCGCCCGGCGGGACGACGACGTGTTCGCCGTCGCTCTCGAAAGCGCCCAACAGCGGACGCGAGGAGCGATACGAGCAGTGCTCGCTCCAGAGGTTCTCGAACAGCGCCGCCTCGGGGGGCGTGGGATCGCGGCCGAGTTCGTCGACGACGACCGCGCGATCGGACTCCGATAGAGCCATTGGCGGTCTCTCGCCGCCCGGGCCGCTTATCGCTTACTATGCGAACGCGGCACGTATCGTGCCGCAACCTCACTCGACGATAATTGCACCTTTCATGCCGTTGATGCGGTGCGGAATACAGACGTAGGAGTAGGCTCCCGGTTCTTCGAAGGTGTACTCGTACGTCTTGCTACTGCTGGTGATGGCAGTGCCGCTGTCCAACGGATCACGGTCGTCTTTCGAGACGACGTTGTGGGCGCCACCGCGACCGTTCCACTCCCAGACGACGGTCGTTCCCTGGCTGATCGCGACGACGGGCGGACCGAAGGCGTAGTTGGCGCCGTTGCCCTGCGCGCCGACCGTGACCGAGACCTCCGCGGCGTCGGTCCGATCGACGCCAGTCCCGTCGAAGTTACTCGTATCCGAGAGGTACTCCGTGACCGAGTCAGGGATGTCGGTGTATTCCGAATATTGACTCTCGGTTTCCGTACTCGACCCGCTCGAACAGCCAGCCAGCGAGCCAGCCGCGAGGCCGGCCGCGAGCGTGGAGAGAAACTGCCGTCTGCCTTCCATAATGGAGAGTCGGGGCTCGTCGCTGAAAACCGCGTCGGGATGGGACGATCTGGCCGTCGGTTGCTGCCGTCACTTGGCACGCACAACCACAGGCGGTCAAGGGGAAAAACTATCGCGGGCACCGTCAGCGTACAGGGCATAGACGACGACCACGAACCCCAGCGCGGTGAACGCACTGTCGATCCCGACGCTCACGTCGAAACTGAACGCGCCGAACTGGTGGAGCACACCACCAAGCAGGGAGCCGAAAGCGACCAGCGCCAGTCCGACCATGAACGTGCGCAACGAGGGAGAGCCTGTCCGCCGGTAGGCCCGAAAGGCGAGATACGCGAGGATACCCGTACAGCCAAGGACGATCATCTCGGCCGCGGTGACGACGACGACGCTGCTTTGCATTCTCAGGCTCTAGACGAACGTGTGGTTGCAGTGGTGATATAATCGCCAGCGGATTTCCACGTCGTGGGAAACGATCGCAAAATCGACGGCACTGAAACTGCGGCCCGGAAGGCGGTTCAATCGCTGGTATAGAGCGAGTAGACGATGACCGCGAAGCCACCGGCCGTCAGCGTCGACTCCAGCAACAGCGTCTGCTGGATCGGCAGTTCGACGATCAGGTCGCTGATACCCGCCAGTAACGCGCCCAACGTCACGACGGCGAAGCCAGCGGCGAGCGCGCCCAGGGACTGTGAGTGGGTCCGCCGGTAGGCCCGATAGGCCAGGAAGGTGATCAAGCCACCCAGCAGGAGGGTGAGCGTCTTCAGTGCGATGACCGTTATCGAGACGTGTGGGCTCATGTTTCCTTGCGCACCTCCGACCACAGGTTCTCTAAGCGTTCGTCGGCCGTCCGGGCCCGGCGAGCGATCTGGACCTCGCACTCCCGGTCGTCCGAGAGGCCGATGATGACTTCCTCGAAGGCCACCTCGTAAGTCGAGGCGTGTTGACCGTCGGGCCGAATCTCGACGCCCTCGGTCAACAGCGAGGCCTCGGTCAGCAGATCGAGTTTCCGGTAAGTCGTCGAAAGGGGGATGTCACTCGCCTCCGAGATCTCCGATGCAGTCATGGGTTCGTCAAGTTCCTCGACGATACGCCGACACTCCGGGTCGTCCAGTGCGTCCAGTACGTCCTGGAGATCGGGCGCCTCGTCGGCGGCGAACGGATCGCGGACCATTTCATTCCGGCCCTCCCCGTCTTGGGGATCCGGCGATGACGGTCTCGCACGATCGTCGCGACGGGAGCATACCCTACTCTGGGCGCTTCCCCTGAATTTGTGTTTCGGTTTCGGCCGTCCGAATAGATAGTGTTTTCGCGTGTCGCCTGGATGAACATGTTCGCCAGTCGGTTGACCCGTCTGAGACACAGTGTTTTAGGCATGCCTAATTCAGACGGCATCCTGGCGACGACGCGGCGGCGACTGCTCGGCGCGATCGGTGCCGGCGGGGCGGCGTCGATAGCCGGCTGTCTGGCCGCACCGGACGCCGGTGACCTAGCCGAAGAGACGACCACGACGCCACGACCACCCCGGGAAACCGACGCCGATAGCGTGGCGGCCGATCCGACCGACATCCCCGATCCGATCGACCGCAACGAACCAACAACGCACGAGATCACTCTCGAGGCCGAGGAGGTCACTGCCGAGATCGAACCCGGCGTAACCTTCGACTACATGACCTTTGGTGGGCAGGTTCCGGGGCCGATGATCCGCGTCCGACGGGGCGACACCGTCGAGTTCACCATGGATAACCTCCCGGAGAACGCCATGGTCCACAACGTCGACTTCCACGCCGTCTACGGCACCGGTGGCGGATCGATCGCGACCAACGCGGCGCCGGGCGCAGAGAACTCGATGCGCTTCCGGGCGGAGTACCCCGGTGCGTACATCTACCACTGTGCCGTGCCCAACCTGGATTACCACATCAGCGCGGGCATGTTCGGCATGATCCTCGTCGAACCCGAAGAC harbors:
- the purL gene encoding phosphoribosylformylglycinamidine synthase subunit PurL, which codes for MALSESDRAVVVDELGRDPTPPEAALFENLWSEHCSYRSSRPLLGAFESDGEHVVVPPGDDAGVVSLPEAEDTYLAMGIESHNHPSYVDPYDGAATGVGGIVRDILSMGAFPIALADSLYFGDFGREYPRYLLEGVVEGISDYGNSIGVPTVAGSTTFHEDYEENPLVNVACVGLLSADRLVTAQAQRAGNKLVLVGSSTGRDGLGGASFASEDIAEDAETEDRGAVQVGNPYREKLLIEANEQLIEEDLVESARDLGAAGLGGASTELVAKGGFGADIDLDAIHQREPGLTATELLLSESQERIVYEVRKENVDRVQAIAERYDLGSAVIGDVTEDGNYVCRKDGEVVVDVPAEFVGEGAPLADLSAIEPEQPEPDRPEIDPDAAFETVLSDPTTASKRWIYRQYDHEVQVRTAMRPGDDAALLAIREAETGLAISAGAEPTWTETAPYEGARAAGLENATNIAAKGATPLAAVDCLNAGNPEKPEVYGEFTGIVDGLADVCAELSVPVVGGNVSLYNDSATGPIPPTPTLAMVGTKDGYDAPPLSLAGEGSLVLVGDLALAGDSEPRLGGSQLLESEGGTDRFPDLPEDPAALVETLAAVADHEGTLAVHDVSHGGLAVALAEMVHEGAGADVTIDAADAVGALYHEQPGRVVVETTDPDAVRDAFDGVAPVASIGEADRSGTLSLSIGDDTLTYDAATIADLRSVIAAELE
- a CDS encoding halocyanin domain-containing protein, which encodes MEGRRQFLSTLAAGLAAGSLAGCSSGSSTETESQYSEYTDIPDSVTEYLSDTSNFDGTGVDRTDAAEVSVTVGAQGNGANYAFGPPVVAISQGTTVVWEWNGRGGAHNVVSKDDRDPLDSGTAITSSSKTYEYTFEEPGAYSYVCIPHRINGMKGAIIVE
- a CDS encoding DUF7521 family protein; the protein is MQSSVVVVTAAEMIVLGCTGILAYLAFRAYRRTGSPSLRTFMVGLALVAFGSLLGGVLHQFGAFSFDVSVGIDSAFTALGFVVVVYALYADGARDSFSP
- a CDS encoding DUF7521 family protein, producing MSPHVSITVIALKTLTLLLGGLITFLAYRAYRRTHSQSLGALAAGFAVVTLGALLAGISDLIVELPIQQTLLLESTLTAGGFAVIVYSLYTSD
- a CDS encoding winged helix-turn-helix domain-containing protein, with the protein product MVRDPFAADEAPDLQDVLDALDDPECRRIVEELDEPMTASEISEASDIPLSTTYRKLDLLTEASLLTEGVEIRPDGQHASTYEVAFEEVIIGLSDDRECEVQIARRARTADERLENLWSEVRKET
- the nirK gene encoding copper-containing nitrite reductase, which produces MPNSDGILATTRRRLLGAIGAGGAASIAGCLAAPDAGDLAEETTTTPRPPRETDADSVAADPTDIPDPIDRNEPTTHEITLEAEEVTAEIEPGVTFDYMTFGGQVPGPMIRVRRGDTVEFTMDNLPENAMVHNVDFHAVYGTGGGSIATNAAPGAENSMRFRAEYPGAYIYHCAVPNLDYHISAGMFGMILVEPEDGLPSVDHEFYVGQHEIYTDLSTGQEGHHAFDMESMAAENPSYVLLNGEKYAYAADRYGPLEVETGDTARVYMVTGGPNLTSNFHPIGNVWTEAWPNGAVVSQPDKFVQTMAVPPGSCFVGTMEFPVPERVKLVDHALSRVARKGLMAEIDAVGEEQPDTFDPGFGGTDHEDPLYE